Within the Salinibacterium sp. TMP30 genome, the region ACACAGGATTTTCTGCATGCGGGAAACGAGCGCGGGTGAGCGCCCGAAAATTAGCGAACTGGGGGAGTAAGTTCGGCTGGTTCGTTACGTGCAGCCGAAGTGGTTGCATCCGTGTCATCAGCCTCTACCGATTCACCTTCTGCGGATCGGCCGCGGAAGGTGAACGACTCCATGATGAAGCGGAAGTATCCCTTGCCGGTGCCGAAGGATGCCGTGAGCCGGTCAAGGAAGATCGCTAACAGCACGACCGAGAGGCCAGCTTCGAACCCGAGCGAGACATCCGCCCGGCTGAGGCTCTGGATAACTGGCTTTCCGAGACCACCAGCGCCCACCATCGAGGCAATAACGACCATCGAGAGCGAGAGCATGATCACCTGGTTGATGCCAGCCATGATCGAGGGGAGAGCCAACGGGAGCTGAATCTGTCGCAAGATGCGGCTCGGTGAGGAGCCGAAGGCCTGGCCAGCTTCAACAACTTCTTTGTCGACGCCACGAATACCGAGCTCGGTGAGTCGCACGCCGGGTGCAAGTGCGAAGAGCACGGTTGCAACAATTCCGGGCACATCTCCAATACGGAAGAGGATCAGTGCAGGAATCAGGTAGACGAATGCGGGCATCGTCTGCAAGAAGTCGAGAATTGGCTTCACGATCGTGGAAACCGTGTGATACTTCGCGGCAAGAATTCCAAGCGGAACACTGATCACCACCGCGATTGCTGCTGCTACCAGCACCAGCGCAAGGGTATCCATCGCGTTATCCCACTGATCCAAGCTGAGGATCAGGAGGAAACTGACCGTGGTTCCGAGCGAGAACACCCATCCACGGGCAATAAATGCGACCACAGCGAAGATGATGAGCATCACCCAAAATGGCGGTGACGTGAACACGAGGTTCATTCCGTCGGCGACCGACGCGATGATGAACTTGATGACGTCAAAGAAGACACCGAAAGTTACGGTGATGTAATCGATGCCGTTTTCGACCCATCGGCCGAGGGGAAGTCTGAAGAAATCGTTCATCGTGCGACCTCCTTCTCGGCGGTGGTTTCAGGGGTAGCGAGTGCGTCCGTGATCAGCTCAGTGGAGACGGTGAGCGGTGGCTCCATAACGGGCAGTTCGCCGGTATCGGTCGAGACGTTGCCGAGTGCGGCAAGAAGCGTGACACGCGGAACAACGCCAGTGAGGCGGCCCCGCTCATCGATGACAGCCAACGGCAGTGGGCTCTCCACTGAAGGAACAAAAAGCTCCGCGAGAGCGGTGTCTTCGGGAACTGCGTTGAACTCGTCGCTCATGATCGACGACAGGTCAGTGACGCCCTTATGCACGAGCTTCATGGCGTCGGCGTCGCGAACAACACCCTGTAGGGTCCGGTCGCGACTGACGACGAACGCTGTCGACGTCTGTAGATCACGCATGATCTTCAACGCCGCGCGGGGTCCAGCGCCTGCGAACACTGTGGCTCTGACCGGCTCCATAACGCTTGACGCTGTGAGAACGCGTGAGCGGTCAACATCCTGAACGAATTGCGCAACATAGTCGTTGGCGGGGTCGGTGAGCACGTCTTCTGGCGTGCCGATCTGAACGATGCGACCTTCACGCATTACAGCAATGCGGTCACCGAGGAACATGGCCTCGTTGAGATCGTGTGTGATGAAGACGATGGTCTTGCCCAGTTCGGTCTGTAGCTCGAGCAGCTGCTCTTGCATTTCACGACGAATCAGTGGGTCAAGGGCGCTGAATGCTTCGTCCATCAGGAGCACATCGGTGTCGGCAGCGAGTGCGCGGGCGAGGCCCACGCGCTGCTGCATTCCACCGGAAAGCTCGGAGGGCATTTTTTCGCCCCAGCCCTTGAGCCCGACGAGGTCAATCGTCTTCTGGGCGCGAGCGAGACGTTCCGCTCGCGGGATGCCCTGAACTTCGAGGGCGTATGCGGCGTTCTCAAGAACGCTGCGGTGAGGGAAGAGTGCGAAGTGTTGGAACACCATCGAGATGCGACGTTTACGGACGTCGCGAAGTTTCGAAGCGGAGATGCCAGAAATCACATCGTCGCCGACCGTTACTGATCCGGAGGTGGTGTCCCACAGTCCGTTGAGCATGCGGATCAGCGTGGACTTACCTGATCCGGAGAGACCCATTACGACGAAAATTTCGCCTTTATGAACGTCGAAGCTCGCATCGATTACGGCAGCAGTGCCGAGTTCTGTGATCTCATCCCGGGTGGCTCCGTTCTGGAGTCGCTCGACTGCTTCTTTAGGGCGACGGCCGAAAACCTTATAGAGGTTCTTGGCGCTGACTGCGATTTCTTCGGTCACGTTCTCCTGAATGCTCGGCACCCTGGGGGGCTCCG harbors:
- a CDS encoding proline/glycine betaine ABC transporter permease, producing the protein MNDFFRLPLGRWVENGIDYITVTFGVFFDVIKFIIASVADGMNLVFTSPPFWVMLIIFAVVAFIARGWVFSLGTTVSFLLILSLDQWDNAMDTLALVLVAAAIAVVISVPLGILAAKYHTVSTIVKPILDFLQTMPAFVYLIPALILFRIGDVPGIVATVLFALAPGVRLTELGIRGVDKEVVEAGQAFGSSPSRILRQIQLPLALPSIMAGINQVIMLSLSMVVIASMVGAGGLGKPVIQSLSRADVSLGFEAGLSVVLLAIFLDRLTASFGTGKGYFRFIMESFTFRGRSAEGESVEADDTDATTSAARNEPAELTPPVR
- a CDS encoding glycine betaine/L-proline ABC transporter ATP-binding protein, which codes for MTEEIAVSAKNLYKVFGRRPKEAVERLQNGATRDEITELGTAAVIDASFDVHKGEIFVVMGLSGSGKSTLIRMLNGLWDTTSGSVTVGDDVISGISASKLRDVRKRRISMVFQHFALFPHRSVLENAAYALEVQGIPRAERLARAQKTIDLVGLKGWGEKMPSELSGGMQQRVGLARALAADTDVLLMDEAFSALDPLIRREMQEQLLELQTELGKTIVFITHDLNEAMFLGDRIAVMREGRIVQIGTPEDVLTDPANDYVAQFVQDVDRSRVLTASSVMEPVRATVFAGAGPRAALKIMRDLQTSTAFVVSRDRTLQGVVRDADAMKLVHKGVTDLSSIMSDEFNAVPEDTALAELFVPSVESPLPLAVIDERGRLTGVVPRVTLLAALGNVSTDTGELPVMEPPLTVSTELITDALATPETTAEKEVAR